The uncultured Desulfobulbus sp. genome window below encodes:
- a CDS encoding ABC transporter transmembrane domain-containing protein, which produces MQDVSDSSFSSEIPASLRTLLGLIGPTFRRHWMRLLGGFVALVVVDFLQLIIPRFVKTAVDSLTAQTASQPELTKLSALILLCALLVAGLRFSWRYLIIGFSRILEQKLRNRFFAHLLRMDQPFFERWTIGDLMAHNSNDMATVQMACGMGLVATVDALVMSSAALGFMMAISVKLTMIALLPMPVLIICTRLLSGRLHHRFNLVQEQFSLLTEFARATLVSVRLIKAYTLEQFQQKRFNSLGEKYVRMNLKVATIQGLLFPIATLVGNVGMLLLLYYGGSLVIQGEITIGSFVAFVSYLYMLIWPMMAVGWVANLFQRGITSLRRINRVLSQKPMVASPPFQPLPEKKQVSYNCKNLSFQYAEATHKALDGINLTIGPGLVGMTGRTGSGKSTLCKILLRMYPIEDCMLFFQGVDVNDLSQDDIRNNIAYVGQEPVVFADTIAANISFGRPEATMEQIQAAAKAAAIDTDIAQFSEGYQTVIGERGVKLSGGQRQRLALARALLCDRPLLIIDDALSAIDVETEQQVLQGILATMEGKSVLLISHRVNVLRHADRIVLLDGGKIVDQGQHQDLLANPFYRIMVEKQQNDA; this is translated from the coding sequence TTGCAAGACGTTTCAGATTCTAGCTTTTCTTCCGAAATTCCGGCCTCTCTTCGTACCCTATTAGGACTCATCGGTCCAACCTTTCGGCGCCACTGGATGCGCCTTCTAGGTGGTTTTGTCGCCCTGGTCGTGGTCGATTTTCTCCAATTGATTATTCCCCGCTTTGTTAAAACAGCAGTGGACAGCCTTACTGCACAGACGGCAAGCCAGCCTGAGTTGACCAAGCTCAGCGCTCTTATTCTGCTCTGTGCCCTGTTGGTCGCGGGGTTACGTTTTTCCTGGCGTTATCTGATTATCGGTTTTTCCCGTATCCTGGAGCAAAAGTTGCGTAATCGCTTTTTTGCGCACCTTTTACGTATGGACCAGCCATTTTTTGAGCGCTGGACCATTGGCGATCTCATGGCCCACAACAGTAATGATATGGCCACGGTCCAGATGGCCTGCGGCATGGGACTGGTTGCCACCGTCGATGCCCTGGTGATGTCCTCGGCCGCGTTGGGGTTTATGATGGCCATTTCGGTTAAGCTGACCATGATTGCACTATTGCCTATGCCGGTGCTGATTATCTGTACCCGACTGCTCTCCGGTCGGTTGCACCACCGGTTTAATCTGGTGCAGGAGCAGTTTTCTCTGCTCACCGAGTTTGCCCGGGCGACACTGGTCTCTGTGCGCCTGATCAAGGCCTATACCCTGGAGCAGTTCCAGCAAAAACGATTCAACTCCCTGGGCGAAAAATATGTGCGGATGAATCTTAAAGTGGCCACAATACAGGGGCTGCTTTTTCCCATTGCCACCCTGGTGGGGAATGTGGGCATGTTGCTGCTGCTCTATTACGGAGGCAGTCTGGTCATTCAAGGCGAGATTACCATTGGTTCTTTTGTTGCCTTTGTCAGTTACCTCTATATGCTTATCTGGCCAATGATGGCAGTGGGCTGGGTCGCTAACCTCTTTCAGCGCGGTATTACCAGTCTGCGTCGTATAAACCGGGTGCTGAGCCAAAAGCCCATGGTCGCTTCCCCTCCCTTTCAACCGCTTCCAGAGAAAAAACAGGTTTCCTATAACTGTAAAAATCTGAGTTTTCAGTATGCCGAGGCAACCCATAAGGCTTTAGATGGTATCAATCTCACCATAGGCCCTGGACTTGTGGGAATGACCGGGCGAACTGGCTCGGGAAAATCGACCCTGTGTAAGATTTTGCTGCGCATGTACCCTATTGAGGACTGCATGCTTTTTTTCCAAGGTGTGGATGTCAATGATCTCTCTCAGGATGATATTCGAAACAATATCGCCTACGTGGGGCAGGAACCTGTGGTCTTTGCAGACACCATTGCCGCCAATATCAGTTTTGGTCGTCCCGAGGCAACCATGGAGCAGATACAGGCGGCGGCAAAAGCGGCAGCTATTGATACCGATATTGCCCAGTTCAGTGAGGGGTACCAGACGGTGATTGGGGAACGCGGAGTCAAACTCTCGGGAGGACAACGGCAACGGTTGGCCCTGGCTCGTGCCTTGCTTTGCGATCGTCCCCTGCTCATCATTGATGACGCCCTTTCAGCCATTGACGTGGAAACAGAACAGCAGGTGCTCCAGGGGATCCTTGCAACAATGGAGGGGAAATCAGTCCTGTTGATCTCGCACCGGGTCAATGTGCTGCGGCATGCCGATCGCATTGTTTTGCTTGATGGAGGCAAGATCGTCGATCAGGGGCAGCACCAGGATCTGTTGGCCAATCCCTTTTATCGGATCATGGTGGAGAAACAGCAGAACGATGCATAA
- a CDS encoding J domain-containing protein: MPALVVQETTRLYLARRETGPLQQGFVLRQSYLQGGVFHSRDILDLGGDPGQVFIYDDDTSYHLDETFLDTLQNLGVTVEETQIEDLFYPYLAPYIKNRQQPFRSRSKHRSWRPADAQLRARAMEETHPIDQRRIHFLRLGRSTAAGGDSGKGAALYTTLLDKSRDEIEQMFMQQEMMLKPREYQSYILTTFDLSRFFTESYARTMPHALNRDQLDGYFLQEICDIAKNEQFWRGYPRSRGLQPSLIRYLVMYFDGVPEHTPDWARFAGSGHSRRFNRSNLKAKDRVTRAQAFTMFGLSASKLSTMRKRDLTKLYRQKAMELHPDTGGDPELFIRLTAAYEELLPSLK, from the coding sequence ATGCCAGCACTTGTAGTTCAAGAGACAACCCGCCTTTACCTCGCCCGACGCGAGACCGGTCCTTTGCAGCAGGGATTTGTTCTGCGCCAGAGCTATCTCCAAGGAGGAGTATTTCACTCGCGGGATATCCTGGATCTTGGTGGTGACCCGGGGCAGGTCTTTATTTACGATGATGATACCTCCTATCATCTCGACGAAACCTTTCTGGATACGTTGCAAAACCTTGGAGTTACTGTTGAGGAGACACAAATAGAAGATCTCTTCTATCCTTATCTCGCACCCTATATTAAAAACAGGCAACAACCCTTTCGCAGCCGGAGTAAGCACCGAAGCTGGCGACCTGCCGATGCTCAACTGCGTGCCCGTGCCATGGAGGAAACCCATCCCATCGATCAGCGGAGGATCCATTTTCTCCGCCTGGGTCGTTCCACCGCTGCCGGAGGCGATAGTGGCAAGGGGGCTGCACTCTATACCACGCTGCTTGACAAATCCCGTGATGAGATTGAGCAGATGTTCATGCAGCAGGAAATGATGCTCAAGCCCAGGGAATACCAGAGTTACATCTTAACGACCTTTGATCTCTCCCGTTTTTTTACCGAGAGTTACGCTCGCACCATGCCCCATGCCCTCAATCGCGATCAGCTGGATGGGTATTTTTTGCAAGAAATCTGTGATATTGCCAAGAACGAACAGTTTTGGCGAGGCTATCCCCGCAGTCGAGGGTTACAACCCTCTTTGATTCGTTACCTGGTAATGTACTTTGATGGCGTACCCGAGCACACTCCCGACTGGGCACGGTTTGCAGGCTCGGGGCATTCTCGCCGTTTTAATCGGTCAAATCTCAAGGCAAAGGATCGGGTCACTCGCGCTCAGGCTTTCACCATGTTTGGACTCTCGGCATCAAAGCTCTCCACTATGCGTAAGCGTGATCTCACCAAACTGTATCGTCAAAAGGCTATGGAATTGCATCCTGATACCGGGGGGGATCCTGAATTGTTCATCCGTTTAACAGCAGCCTATGAAGAGTTGCTTCCTTCCCTAAAGTAG
- a CDS encoding response regulator, translating to MTDIRVLVVDNSPVIRRILRYVLEGEGCTVDLAEDGLDALDCIGRQKPDIIFTDLIMPKIDGEKLSYIIRNTPELKDTFLVVLSGVALEDNDATLRIGADVCIAKGTATAMKEHIKVALDRFRKNERGASKSIEGLEGLYPREVTAELLVSKKHRDVVLARMTEGVVELNHQGRIVMANTAALGLFDQPEATVLGSSLPQLLGEKAGERIDAWMARIKSIGEYEPLVFPYDEPILLGERQLICNLVPVPEDDVFFIIGILQDVSRRKALELRQQQLEKELQRIRKLDAMSMMANGIAHDFNNLLTIISGNLEMARYVSRDEGVNELLVESAKALTLTTQLIRQFTTFSDNYLPQKSQVQLPGLINETLSVILSETEIAYQLESCTEDLAITLDPDLIRQVFTNLVNNAVEAMGGKGSIWVIIDQVDGETEARRTGQPISKGTLARISFHDSGPGIAPTIADQVFDPYFSTKQKGAQKGMGLGLTIVHSVVKKHGGLVWINSPQEGGCEVLLYFPIQQPRSNSEDIEQAPGRGRRVLVMDDEEMMRLINRKMFEHYGCQVTVATSGDEALSFFQQQQKVGHPFDLCLLDLKVHGGMGGLEAAQKMRELAPESNLIAVSGDPGCEEMQHFADHRFSGALAKPFSIDAVEALVRQFF from the coding sequence ATGACTGATATTCGTGTACTGGTGGTCGATAACTCTCCGGTTATTCGTCGCATCTTACGCTACGTTCTTGAAGGGGAAGGGTGCACTGTCGATCTGGCTGAAGACGGACTTGACGCCCTGGATTGCATTGGTCGGCAGAAACCCGATATCATCTTCACCGATCTGATCATGCCCAAGATTGATGGAGAAAAACTGAGCTATATTATTCGCAATACCCCGGAATTGAAAGATACCTTTCTGGTGGTCCTCTCAGGCGTTGCTTTGGAGGACAACGATGCCACCCTGCGTATCGGCGCTGATGTTTGTATCGCCAAGGGGACGGCAACGGCCATGAAGGAGCATATTAAAGTTGCCCTTGATCGCTTTCGTAAGAATGAGCGGGGAGCCAGCAAGAGTATCGAGGGGTTGGAGGGCCTCTATCCGCGGGAGGTCACCGCTGAATTGCTGGTGAGCAAGAAGCATCGGGATGTGGTCCTGGCTCGAATGACTGAGGGGGTGGTTGAGCTGAATCACCAGGGCCGCATTGTCATGGCCAATACCGCCGCGCTTGGTCTCTTTGATCAGCCAGAAGCAACAGTGCTGGGCAGTTCATTGCCACAACTTTTGGGGGAAAAGGCCGGTGAGCGAATCGATGCCTGGATGGCGCGCATAAAATCCATAGGTGAATATGAACCTCTGGTTTTTCCCTATGATGAGCCTATCCTCTTGGGAGAGCGACAGCTTATTTGCAACCTGGTACCAGTGCCGGAAGACGATGTTTTTTTCATCATTGGTATCCTGCAGGATGTGAGCCGTCGTAAGGCACTGGAGCTTCGCCAGCAGCAGCTGGAAAAAGAGCTGCAGCGAATCCGCAAACTGGATGCCATGTCGATGATGGCAAATGGTATTGCCCATGACTTCAATAACCTGTTGACGATCATCAGTGGTAACCTGGAGATGGCTCGCTATGTAAGCCGAGACGAAGGTGTGAATGAACTTTTGGTCGAGTCCGCAAAAGCCCTGACCTTGACGACGCAGCTAATCAGACAATTCACCACCTTTTCGGATAATTATCTTCCCCAGAAATCTCAGGTTCAGCTGCCCGGGCTTATCAATGAGACGCTCAGTGTCATCTTGAGTGAGACTGAAATTGCCTATCAGCTGGAGAGTTGTACAGAGGATCTGGCTATCACCCTGGATCCAGATCTCATCCGTCAGGTGTTCACCAACCTGGTGAACAATGCCGTGGAGGCCATGGGAGGAAAAGGCTCGATCTGGGTCATTATAGATCAGGTAGATGGCGAAACAGAGGCCAGGCGAACTGGTCAACCCATTTCCAAAGGAACGCTTGCCCGAATCTCTTTTCATGATTCCGGGCCAGGAATCGCGCCAACCATTGCGGATCAGGTATTTGATCCTTACTTTTCCACCAAGCAAAAAGGTGCCCAGAAGGGAATGGGACTGGGGCTCACCATCGTCCACTCCGTCGTCAAAAAGCATGGCGGGCTGGTCTGGATCAATTCACCCCAAGAGGGGGGCTGTGAGGTATTGCTCTATTTTCCCATTCAGCAGCCTCGTTCCAATTCCGAGGACATTGAGCAAGCGCCTGGGCGAGGCCGCCGGGTGCTTGTCATGGACGATGAAGAAATGATGCGGTTAATCAATCGCAAAATGTTTGAACATTACGGTTGTCAGGTCACAGTGGCTACCTCGGGAGATGAGGCACTCAGCTTTTTTCAACAGCAGCAGAAGGTGGGACATCCCTTTGATCTTTGTCTTCTTGATCTCAAGGTTCATGGAGGTATGGGGGGGCTGGAAGCGGCTCAAAAGATGCGAGAGCTTGCACCCGAGTCCAACCTGATCGCTGTCAGTGGTGATCCCGGATGTGAAGAGATGCAGCATTTTGCCGACCATCGTTTTTCCGGAGCCTTGGCCAAACCGTTTTCCATTGATGCGGTCGAGGCACTTGTACGGCAGTTTTTTTAA
- a CDS encoding response regulator has protein sequence MRILVIDDDDQMRVLLRQVMEWAGYEVMEAEDGREGMQLQRSDPADLVITDLIMPEQEGLETIGQLRREFPETKVIAISGGGRIGPEAYLPAAQELGADKVFSKPFDVRELAGAVKELLGYD, from the coding sequence ATGAGGATTCTGGTCATAGATGATGACGATCAGATGCGGGTTCTGCTGCGTCAGGTGATGGAATGGGCCGGATACGAGGTGATGGAGGCTGAGGATGGTCGCGAGGGAATGCAACTTCAGCGCAGTGATCCAGCGGATCTGGTGATCACAGATTTGATTATGCCCGAGCAGGAGGGGCTGGAGACCATAGGCCAACTCCGCAGGGAATTTCCCGAAACCAAGGTCATTGCCATCTCCGGCGGCGGTCGTATTGGGCCCGAGGCCTATCTGCCAGCAGCGCAGGAACTCGGTGCAGACAAGGTTTTCAGTAAACCCTTTGACGTCCGTGAACTTGCTGGCGCGGTCAAGGAGTTACTCGGCTATGACTGA
- a CDS encoding response regulator: protein MNRAKVEQDDGATTSGLEHALAQWEFTFEALVDPVLILDNELRVVSANRAAVELLSVDGEPIEGAFCHQLFAGAETICPFCPVQAVRQEKKAQQREQNFRYLGRTFSVSCSPLLHEEEIVGFVYLAKDISVQRNLEKQLIHAHKLESIATLAGGIAHDFNNILGAILGNADLLLYRLPSKDQTGQNMTVSPITNEEIGDHIQAIRRAGNRAKELVTQILAFSRQSVNKRRNLLIAPMLKESCRLLRASLPATIEMQLSIADKVGMIYADAGQIQQVIMHLCTNAAQALDSQSGIIDISLRETETGRAEQLRYHNLAPGRYVVLTVKDNGRGMSSEMLERIFDPFFTTREVGEGSGMGLSVLHGIIVSHDGVIDVNSEVGKGAAFTVFFPRVDEQKDEEVEDSNAMPRGTETILFVDDEEDIVTMRTRMLSYLGYRVLPATSPEQALAYFRGGQETVDLVITDHTMPRMTGLALAKEVMRHHPNVPVILCSGYSEAVTLEEALDAGVSRFLAKPVDMRLLAIAIREILPMRNGGER from the coding sequence TTGAATCGAGCAAAGGTTGAACAAGATGATGGCGCAACCACTTCGGGCCTGGAGCATGCCCTTGCCCAGTGGGAATTTACCTTTGAAGCGCTTGTCGACCCCGTACTGATCCTTGACAACGAACTGCGGGTTGTCAGTGCCAATAGGGCAGCTGTCGAACTGCTTTCAGTGGATGGGGAGCCCATCGAAGGCGCATTCTGCCATCAGTTGTTCGCCGGAGCCGAAACAATCTGCCCTTTTTGCCCAGTTCAGGCAGTACGGCAGGAAAAAAAAGCACAGCAGCGTGAGCAGAATTTCAGGTATCTGGGGCGAACGTTTTCAGTGAGTTGCTCCCCCCTGTTGCACGAGGAAGAAATCGTCGGCTTTGTTTATTTAGCTAAAGATATCAGTGTGCAGCGTAATCTGGAAAAGCAGTTGATCCATGCACACAAGCTGGAATCCATAGCTACCTTGGCCGGCGGTATTGCCCATGATTTTAATAATATTCTTGGGGCAATACTCGGTAATGCCGATCTTTTACTCTATCGTCTGCCCTCAAAGGATCAAACCGGGCAAAACATGACGGTGTCACCCATCACCAACGAGGAGATCGGAGATCATATTCAGGCTATTCGTCGAGCTGGCAACCGGGCCAAGGAGCTGGTTACGCAGATTCTTGCCTTTAGCCGTCAGTCGGTCAACAAGCGCCGAAATCTTTTGATAGCCCCAATGCTTAAAGAGTCCTGCCGTCTGCTTCGAGCTTCCTTGCCCGCGACCATAGAGATGCAGCTTTCCATAGCAGATAAGGTCGGCATGATTTACGCCGATGCAGGGCAGATTCAGCAGGTGATTATGCACTTGTGCACCAATGCAGCCCAGGCCCTGGATAGTCAATCGGGGATTATTGATATATCCTTACGGGAAACTGAGACCGGCAGGGCGGAGCAGCTCCGCTATCATAATCTTGCTCCGGGGCGATATGTGGTGCTGACTGTCAAGGACAATGGCCGAGGGATGTCTTCTGAGATGCTGGAGCGTATTTTTGATCCCTTTTTCACCACTCGGGAAGTGGGAGAAGGCTCTGGTATGGGACTTTCCGTGCTCCACGGAATTATTGTTTCTCATGATGGCGTTATCGATGTCAACTCTGAGGTGGGTAAGGGGGCTGCCTTCACAGTGTTTTTTCCACGGGTTGACGAGCAAAAAGACGAGGAGGTGGAAGATTCAAACGCCATGCCTCGTGGCACAGAAACTATTTTGTTTGTTGACGATGAGGAAGATATCGTTACCATGCGTACGCGAATGTTGTCCTACCTGGGCTACCGGGTTTTACCGGCGACCAGCCCGGAGCAGGCGCTTGCGTATTTCCGTGGTGGCCAGGAAACGGTTGATCTTGTTATTACCGATCATACCATGCCGCGGATGACAGGGCTTGCGTTGGCAAAAGAGGTTATGCGTCACCATCCTAATGTGCCCGTTATTTTATGTTCTGGCTACAGTGAGGCGGTAACCTTGGAAGAAGCGCTGGATGCAGGAGTCAGCCGGTTTCTGGCTAAACCCGTCGATATGCGGCTGCTGGCTATTGCCATCCGTGAAATTTTACCTATGCGCAACGGAGGGGAGAGATGA
- a CDS encoding gluconeogenesis factor YvcK family protein, with amino-acid sequence MAGTQQFKSQLEFLSSQGFSVLDVLPEGSLAEKVISIVLGNAPDFSPALSSLFANLKHQVEELDSTTTRVVVFGGGTGLSNIVGGDSKRVGWARNPFAGLKEIFPQLASVVCVTDDGGSTGELQKDLPLVALGDLRHVLISSIRKKNLRRAYSLDRVRVCRCTAALHALFNYRFISSPESPEQLLADSNARLSDLPSKLLEQVEGLVERIFTDSRLQVTLNRPQCLGNLLLAAAIYRQLDAQLSSDELLAAHQVVRTATIRGLAEISMAIGVPKNSVLPCTTTLSRLQMLYSNGVLVTSEDKSSKARRGYPVDRVVVEFSRPPFLQPEVVQLVQQADIILFAPGSLYTSIIPILQIPGLADAIRNNTQALKVLVANIWVQKGETDVARDAPDRKFYVSDLIRAYQRNIPGGVESLFSQVITLDLTDIPGSVLQRYALEDKEPIYIDRNRIRSLGFGSVEARVFNQEQLRQRRTIQHDPDALAQTVKTLWALHASGDLATPTAKDPLPSANFSMGKEYPLQLLPCQRYEKIQRQLANLRMEQLQAGSFSTQKMNEFQRKWLLERMVEIIWLHPDIPLEHLHYIRGVSLVEPEAWKRCQVWDTIYSFYDPQDQRIKIRQDQAENINRFEMVFLVALGQSLLGNYALNKRMDDAVCDLIPVGRVYRLRVREQEELVSFLTPQDLDTYLGLARMHRQEEKDRLYTRVINPGEGFTPPGLFFGLFYAWYLDNRFAANIEYKMSIMRNTISDLIPEQIRIVERRRKTIDFFRERIFRQPYPVLSGKLQ; translated from the coding sequence ATGGCCGGAACGCAGCAATTCAAATCACAGCTCGAGTTCCTCTCCTCACAGGGATTTTCCGTCCTTGATGTTCTGCCTGAAGGCAGCCTGGCAGAGAAGGTCATCTCGATCGTGCTGGGGAATGCCCCTGATTTTTCTCCGGCGCTTTCCTCTCTCTTTGCCAACCTGAAACACCAGGTAGAGGAACTTGATTCGACCACCACTCGAGTTGTCGTTTTTGGTGGGGGAACCGGGCTCTCCAACATCGTGGGGGGAGATTCCAAACGGGTTGGCTGGGCTCGAAATCCTTTTGCGGGCCTAAAAGAGATTTTTCCACAGCTGGCCTCGGTGGTCTGCGTGACCGATGATGGTGGCTCTACCGGTGAGTTACAAAAAGACCTACCGCTGGTTGCTCTTGGTGATCTGCGTCATGTGCTTATCTCCTCGATTAGAAAGAAAAATTTACGGCGTGCTTACAGCCTGGATCGAGTACGTGTCTGCCGTTGTACAGCAGCGCTTCATGCACTTTTTAACTACCGTTTTATTTCTTCCCCCGAGTCTCCCGAGCAGCTGCTGGCGGATTCCAACGCAAGGCTCAGTGATCTCCCCTCCAAGTTATTGGAACAAGTAGAGGGGCTGGTCGAGCGAATATTTACCGATTCCCGACTTCAGGTTACCCTCAATCGCCCCCAGTGTCTGGGGAACCTCCTGCTCGCTGCGGCGATTTATCGACAGCTTGATGCTCAACTTTCTTCGGATGAATTGCTCGCCGCACATCAGGTTGTACGCACGGCAACCATTCGGGGGCTGGCCGAAATTTCAATGGCTATAGGTGTGCCTAAGAATTCAGTCTTGCCCTGTACTACTACCCTGTCCCGGCTCCAGATGCTCTATAGTAACGGGGTCCTGGTGACCAGTGAAGATAAATCCAGTAAGGCCAGACGTGGCTATCCGGTGGATCGGGTCGTGGTTGAGTTCTCAAGACCTCCTTTTCTTCAACCAGAAGTCGTTCAGTTGGTGCAACAGGCTGATATTATTCTTTTTGCGCCGGGAAGTCTCTACACCTCGATTATTCCTATCCTGCAGATTCCGGGGCTCGCCGATGCCATTCGTAACAATACGCAGGCCCTCAAGGTGCTTGTGGCCAATATTTGGGTTCAGAAAGGGGAGACCGATGTGGCGCGTGATGCCCCAGATCGTAAATTTTATGTTTCAGACCTGATTCGAGCCTACCAGCGGAATATCCCAGGAGGGGTGGAATCCCTTTTTTCGCAGGTTATTACCCTGGATTTAACCGATATCCCCGGTTCAGTACTACAGCGTTATGCCCTGGAGGACAAAGAACCAATCTACATTGACCGCAACCGAATTCGCTCTCTTGGCTTTGGTTCGGTTGAAGCCCGCGTCTTTAACCAAGAGCAGTTGCGCCAGCGCAGGACTATTCAACATGATCCCGATGCTCTTGCTCAAACAGTGAAGACTCTTTGGGCCCTGCATGCAAGTGGTGATCTCGCGACTCCCACGGCCAAAGACCCACTTCCCTCTGCTAATTTTTCAATGGGAAAAGAGTATCCTCTGCAGCTTCTCCCTTGCCAGCGGTACGAAAAAATTCAACGCCAGCTTGCCAACCTTCGTATGGAACAACTGCAGGCCGGATCATTCAGTACGCAGAAAATGAATGAGTTTCAGCGAAAATGGCTGCTGGAACGAATGGTTGAGATTATTTGGCTCCATCCGGATATCCCCTTAGAGCACCTGCACTATATCCGTGGTGTGAGCTTAGTGGAACCTGAGGCTTGGAAACGGTGTCAGGTCTGGGATACGATCTATTCTTTTTATGATCCTCAGGACCAGCGGATCAAAATTCGCCAGGACCAGGCCGAAAATATAAACCGTTTCGAAATGGTTTTTCTGGTGGCCCTTGGTCAATCTCTTTTGGGCAATTATGCGCTCAATAAACGAATGGATGATGCTGTCTGTGATTTGATCCCTGTTGGCCGCGTTTATCGTCTGCGTGTGCGTGAACAGGAAGAACTGGTGAGCTTTCTCACCCCACAAGACCTGGATACCTACCTTGGGCTCGCTCGGATGCACCGGCAGGAAGAGAAAGATCGTCTGTATACTCGGGTGATTAATCCGGGGGAAGGGTTTACTCCTCCTGGTCTTTTTTTTGGACTTTTTTATGCTTGGTATCTGGACAACCGGTTCGCAGCCAACATAGAATACAAAATGTCCATAATGCGAAATACTATTTCAGACCTCATTCCTGAACAGATACGGATAGTTGAACGACGCCGGAAAACGATCGACTTCTTCCGTGAACGTATTTTCAGGCAACCCTATCCCGTTCTTTCCGGAAAACTACAGTAA
- the kdsB gene encoding 3-deoxy-manno-octulosonate cytidylyltransferase — MSTSTPQVIAVIPARFKSSRFEGKPLALIQGKPMIQHVVERAQQVNLLSQVVVATDDERIAQVVEGFGGSWVMTRTDHATGTDRLAEAAGLLKISDEDVIVNIQGDQPLFPAEIVDQVATPLIEDSSLPMSTLIYKIVRPEEIPDPNHVKTVFDCNSNALYFSRSAIPFQRDPDEGAPPTYYKHLGFYAYRKSFLTRFVELPEGQWERFEKLEQLRALEFGYTIRVVLTDHDSVEVDTPKDLLRVEALLATESR; from the coding sequence ATGAGTACTTCCACACCTCAAGTAATCGCTGTTATCCCTGCCCGCTTTAAGTCAAGTCGTTTTGAGGGGAAACCCCTGGCCCTGATTCAGGGCAAGCCGATGATTCAGCATGTGGTTGAACGGGCCCAGCAAGTCAATTTACTCTCACAGGTGGTGGTTGCCACCGATGATGAGCGTATTGCCCAGGTTGTCGAGGGATTTGGCGGCTCTTGGGTCATGACCCGCACGGATCATGCCACTGGAACCGACAGGCTTGCCGAGGCCGCAGGCCTGCTCAAAATTTCGGATGAGGATGTTATTGTCAATATCCAAGGCGATCAGCCGCTTTTTCCGGCGGAGATTGTTGACCAGGTTGCAACGCCCCTTATTGAGGACAGCTCGCTTCCCATGTCGACCTTGATTTATAAAATTGTGCGGCCGGAAGAGATCCCCGACCCTAACCATGTGAAGACGGTATTTGATTGCAACTCCAATGCGCTTTATTTTTCCCGCTCTGCCATTCCTTTTCAGCGTGATCCGGATGAAGGTGCCCCCCCCACCTATTACAAACATCTGGGGTTCTATGCCTACCGGAAGTCCTTTTTAACGCGATTTGTTGAGCTGCCTGAGGGACAGTGGGAACGGTTTGAAAAGCTTGAGCAACTGCGAGCCCTTGAGTTTGGCTATACTATTCGGGTAGTTTTGACAGATCATGATTCAGTGGAGGTCGATACGCCTAAAGACCTCCTGCGCGTGGAAGCGTTGCTCGCGACTGAGTCCAGGTAA
- a CDS encoding class I SAM-dependent methyltransferase, giving the protein MTIHSPLAPLWAAPEVSSARAEALAHTIGTVLVDPLPHQGQVLILNSERLSFHLMGDPELKGSLWVDFTSASTQQRSRQVSRELLVKAARIRHIDQPLLIDATAGLGKDGFLLASHGFQVEMIELNPVVAALLADGLARAAEVEQLTQVVARIQLHRGNSIERLRSLTKIPHVIYLDPMFPERSKSAKVKQNLRLLQQLDAHAIPPEELLTAALTTKVKKVVVKRPLKGPYLGDRRPAYSLKGKAVRFDVYLG; this is encoded by the coding sequence ATGACTATTCATTCTCCATTGGCACCACTTTGGGCCGCACCGGAGGTCTCCTCTGCACGTGCAGAAGCACTGGCTCACACAATTGGTACCGTTCTGGTTGACCCCCTGCCCCACCAGGGCCAGGTGCTGATACTGAATAGCGAGCGGCTTTCGTTTCACCTCATGGGAGATCCTGAGCTCAAAGGAAGTCTCTGGGTGGATTTTACCTCAGCAAGCACCCAACAACGCAGCCGCCAGGTAAGCAGAGAGCTCTTAGTCAAGGCAGCACGTATTCGCCACATTGATCAGCCTCTGTTAATTGATGCGACTGCCGGTCTGGGGAAAGATGGTTTTTTGCTGGCAAGCCATGGATTTCAGGTCGAGATGATTGAGCTCAATCCGGTGGTTGCGGCCCTGCTTGCTGATGGACTTGCCCGGGCAGCCGAAGTGGAGCAACTCACCCAGGTAGTCGCCCGCATCCAACTGCACCGGGGGAACAGCATAGAACGCTTGCGTTCTCTCACCAAAATACCCCATGTCATTTACCTCGACCCCATGTTTCCTGAGCGCAGCAAGAGTGCCAAGGTCAAACAAAACCTGCGCCTGCTGCAGCAGCTGGATGCACACGCTATCCCCCCGGAGGAACTTTTAACAGCCGCCCTGACGACCAAGGTCAAGAAAGTGGTTGTCAAACGACCGCTCAAAGGGCCGTATCTTGGAGACAGGAGGCCTGCCTACAGCCTGAAGGGAAAAGCCGTCCGATTTGATGTGTATCTTGGATGA